A stretch of the Bacillus sp. FJAT-18017 genome encodes the following:
- the gvpU gene encoding gas vesicle accessory protein GvpU, which yields MSNQPEPKDTVLELFVQAANNHGFNLDITLNVKGAVVTGTIISARDYFESLSGTVEDGSDVAEKLSDMLSNAGESAGSESQPEANYIHLKNANVYVGDSKPTPSKGDILWRGKLSEVDGFFIGRIVDGKSKDS from the coding sequence ATGAGTAATCAGCCGGAACCAAAAGATACTGTACTGGAGTTATTTGTTCAAGCCGCCAATAATCACGGCTTTAATCTAGACATAACATTAAATGTCAAGGGGGCAGTGGTTACAGGCACTATCATTTCGGCCAGGGACTACTTTGAATCTTTAAGTGGAACAGTTGAAGATGGAAGTGATGTGGCAGAAAAACTTAGTGATATGCTATCGAATGCGGGAGAAAGCGCCGGTTCGGAAAGCCAACCTGAAGCCAATTATATTCATTTGAAAAATGCCAATGTTTATGTCGGTGACAGCAAACCGACACCCTCAAAGGGTGACATTCTTTGGAGAGGAAAGCTCAGTGAAGTTGATGGTTTCTTCATTGGAAGAATTGTAGATGGCAAATCAAAAGATTCATAG